In Cheilinus undulatus linkage group 16, ASM1832078v1, whole genome shotgun sequence, one DNA window encodes the following:
- the LOC121523531 gene encoding zinc finger protein 665-like, whose translation MSGFQEFKDLFRQQLREPSGPTTSCGYRKELDRQRKQLDLISTPEIKLQGAVFPEESQQLSVRNEESSEQQDRISCLKQDDAKLPRIKEEQEEFWSSQDGEHFQGPELTFSPVPGKSEDCKERPRPSQLHQIKTEQMEMGADREDYQGPAIAKSSDPERDLQYEIEVKIDESSEPETDDSADWKETRELQSGVSSVNKTKYKRPKTDKKSHSCSECGKRFLQKGHLTDHMRIHTGEKPFSCVVCGKKFIQNGNLTKHMLVHSRKKPFNCSKCWKGFSRNESLIRHMRIHMGEKPYDCSVCGRTFNRKGQLTQHMRSHTGEKPFCCSMCGKRFSQQASMTRHISIHTGDKPFSCTECGKTFRQKMYLSLHMAHHKGEKPVECNVCKRRFSWHSSLKYHKCLGRKASEPDENPNGEKREACSGVKQGAGGGSDQTGVTIQDRSLQKVTDVKLEHSIDDVAETSDHQAAVIYVENINDDRPKSDRKSYICSECGKSFKQKGHLTDHMRIHTGEKPFSCSECGKRFGCQRSKNRHILVHTREKPFTCSECGKNFSQKGSLNTHMRIHKNEKPFSCAECGKRFNLKSGLTTHMANHRGEKLFSCSVCGKRFILKGHLSRHMRTHTGEKPFCCLECGQRFTQQGSLAQHMFVHTREKPFSCSECGKRFIRKGYLIQHMRIHTGEKPYGCSQCSKRFNYKSSLTAHLAHHTGEKPFGCSFCVKRFNKKSYLTLHMAHHRGEKPFTCNVCYRKFAWHYQLKFHKCVSGHSSESLQSQTDEKGEAERGADRDDCGESEVVGNSSSERDLQSEIEVKIEDSSDAELKGSDDDWE comes from the exons ATGTCCGGGTTTCAGGAATTCAAAGATTTATTCAGACAACAGCTGAGAGAGCCGTCAGGGCCAACAACATCATGTGGATACAGAAAGGAGCTCGACCGACAAAGAAAACAGCTGGATTTGATTTCAACACCTGAAATAAAGCTGCAGGGAGcag tttttcctgAGGAGAGCCAGCAGCTGTCAGTGAGAAATGAAGAATCTTCTGAGCAGCAGGACAGGATCTCCTGTCTTAAACAGGATGATGCCAAGCTTCCACGcattaaagaggaacaggaggaatTCTGGAGCAGTCAGGATGGAGAGCATTTTCAAGGACCGGAGCTCACATTCAGTCCTGTCCCTGGAAAGAGTGAAGATTGTAAAGAGAGACCTCGACCCTCACAGCTtcatcaaataaaaactgaacaaatgGAAATGGGAGCTGATAGAGAGGACTACCAAGGACCAGCTATAGCCAAGAGCTCAGATCCAGAGAGAGATTTGCAATATGAAATTGAGGTCAAGATTGATGAGTCCTCTGAGCCTGAGACCGATGACAGTGCAGACTGGAAGGAGACCAGAGAACTTCAGTCAGGTGTAAGCTCTGTGAATAAGACTAAATATAAGAGACCAAAGACTGATAAGAAATCACATAGCTGCTCTGAGTGCGGTAAAAGATTTCTCCAAAAGGGTCATCTTACAGATcatatgagaattcacacaggagagaaacctttcAGCTGTGTTGTGTGTGGTAAAAAATTCATTCAAAATGGAAATCTGACCAAACATATGTTAGTTCACAGTAGAAAGAAACCCTTCAACTGCTCTAAGTGCTGGAAAGGATTTAGCCGAAATGAAAGTCTGATTCGCCATATGAGAATTCATATGGGAGAGAAACCTTATGactgctctgtgtgtggtaGAACATTCAATCGTAAAGGTCAACTTACACAACATATGAGAAGtcatacaggagagaaacctttcTGCTGCTCTATGTGCGGTAAGAGATTTTCTCAACAAGCAAGTATGACCAGACACATAAGTATTCACACAGGAGATAAACCCTTCAGCTGTActgagtgtggtaaaacatTCAGGCAAAAGATGTATCTGTCACTTCACATGGCACATCACAAAGGGGAAAAACCAGTAGAATGCAATGTTTGTAAACGAAGATTCTCTTGGCATAGCTCACTGAAGTATCACAAGTGTCTCGGCAGAAAAGCTTCAGAGCCTGATGAAAACCCCAACGGAGAGAAAAGAGAAGCCTGTTCTGGAGTTAAACAGGGGGCTGGTGGAGGATCAGATCAAACTGGGGTCACAATTCAAGATAGGAGTTTGCAAAAAGTGACTGATGTCAAGCTAGAGCATAGTATTGATGATGTGGCAGAGACAAGTGATCATCAGGCGGCTGTGATTTATGTGGAAAACATCAATGATGACAGACCAAAGAGTGATAGAAAATCATAcatctgctctgagtgtggtaaaagctTTAAACAAAAAGGTCATCTTACGGATcatatgagaattcacacaggagagaaacccttcagctgctcagagtgTGGCAAAAGATTTGGCTGCCAGAGGAGTAAGAACAGACACATATTAGTCCATACCAGAGAAAAACCATTTACCTGCTCTGAGTGCGGCAAAAATTTTAGCCAAAAAGGAAGTCTGAACAcacacatgagaattcacaaaaatgagaaacccttcagctgtgCTGAGTGCGGTAAAAGATTTAACTTAAAGTCTGGTCTGACAACTCATATGGCAAAtcacagaggagagaaacttttcagctgctctgtttgtggtaaaagatttatcCTTAAAGGCCATCTGTCAAGACATATGAGaactcacacaggagagaaacccttctgCTGCTTGGAGTGTGGTCAGAGATTTACCCAACAAGGTAGTCTGGCCCAACATATGTTTGTTCACACGAGGGAGAAGCCTtttagctgctctgagtgtggtaaaagatttattCGTAAAGGTTATCTGATACAACATATGAGAATTCATACTGGAGAGAAACCCTATGGTTGTTCTCAGTGCAGCAAGAGATTTAACTACAAATCTAGCCTGACAGCTCATTTGGCccatcacacaggagagaaaccttttGGCTGCTCTTTTTGTGTTAAACGATTTAACAAAAAGTCTTATCTGACACTCCACATGGCACACCACAGAGGTGAGAAACCCTTTACCTGCAATGTCTGTTACCGAAAGTTTGCTTGGCACTATCAgttaaaatttcacaaatgtgTCAGTGGTCACTCTTCAGAGTCTCTTCAAAGCCAAACTGATGAGAAAGGCgaagcagaaagaggagctgatAGAGACGACTGTGGAGAATCAGAAGTGGTGGGAAACTCCAGTTCAGAGAGAGATTTACAATCAGAGATTGAGGTCAAGATTGAAGACTCCTCTGATGCTGAGCTCAAAGGCAGTGATGATGATTGGGAGTAG